From the genome of Brassica oleracea var. oleracea cultivar TO1000 chromosome C4, BOL, whole genome shotgun sequence:
CCAAAGGAATGAAGTTTATAGTTGGAGATGGAACTTTAGTTAATATGTGGACAGACCAGTGGATTCCTGATCATCCTCCAAGACCACCACATGCTCGAGGAGAGGTTATACCAGGTGAGAAGGTAAAAGAGTATTTCGATGATAACTGTTGGGGTCAAAATCGGTTACGACGGAATCAAAGTCAGAAACTTCCCGAGAAACGTCTTCTTCGAAAACAAAAAAGATAATTCTCAAAAGAATAGAGAAGCGGAAGAACTAAGTCAAGTTTCGTAACAAGTCCGGAAGGGATCCACAAGATAAGTCTTCAAGAAAGGTCGCTCGAAGCCTCAGACAATAGATCCCGGACAACGATACACCAACGTCCAACCCACCAAACGGGAGAATTGGACCGAGCAAGCCGTCCAACTCATCCATTAATGGGAGAGTTGGACCGACCGAAGCCGTCCAACTCGCCCATTTGCCGAGTTGGACTAGTCCAGAGTCAACTTATGCAAATACCGCTAGTCCAGAGGCTCAGTAGATGCAGACAACACATATTTAGATGGAAAAGACATAATCAAAATAATGCAGAAGAAAGAATTGGCACTTTGAGAGCTATGCTGGATAAAGTGGTTACTTCTGTTGCTATACCTCAGGAACGGAAGACAAAGCTTAAGGATGCATTAAATCAAGCATATACTGGAAACATAAGAGTAGAGTCAATTGGTTGAGATTCGGAGACCGTAATACACGGTATTTCCATGTTGTAACAAAGGGAAAGATAATTAAAAATACCATTAACTCTATCCAGGATGAGCAAGGTGTTATTCATAGAGGGCATAAGGAGATATCGAAAGTGGTTGTTAACTATTTTCAAGATCTTTATGCTTCATAGGGAACTGATCCAACAATCTATGTGAAAGTATTTCAAAAATTTCACCAGATGGTTACACCAGAGATGAATCAGGATATAACAAGAATGATTACAAAAGAAGAAGTCTGCATGGCAGTAATGGATATTGGGGCACATCAAGCACCAGGTCTAGACGGATTTACTGCTGTCTTTTATCACAACTATTGGGAGGATGTTAAAGATGATATTATGACAGAGGTCTGTGCTTTCTTTGAAACAGGACAACTAGACCAGCAACTTTGTCATAATAATATATGCCTTATACCGAAGGTATATCCTCCCAATGGTATGAAGGAATTTAGACCCATTGCAGTATGTAATGTGTCTTACAAGATCATTACAAAAGTCCTAGTTAACCGGTTGAAGAAACATTTGGGTAATATCTTCTCAAAGAATCAGAACGCCTTTATCCCTGGAAGAATGATCTCAGACAACATTGTTGTAGTTCATGAAGTTTTCCACAACCTGAAAGTTAGAAAAAGGCAAGCTACATCGTATATGGATGTAAAGACATATATCACAAAGGCGTATGATATGTTGGAAATGGAAATTCTTATCAGGGACAATGAAGCACATGGGGTTTGATAATCGTTGGATTGGTTGGATTATGACTTGTGTTAATTTCTGCGGTTAGATATTCAGTATTAGTGAATGGACACCAGAGGTTTATATCAGCCAGCTCGTTGACTTCAACAGGAAGATCCCTTATCACCCTATATATTCATTTTATGTGCTGAAGTGCTTTCACATTTGATGACTCAAGCCATAATGAACAGATCACTCACTGGAGTGAAGATATCTAACAATGCACGTGCAGTCAACCATCCCCTCTTTACAGATGATTCTTTATTTTTCTCATTGGCAAATGAGAAGGCAGCAAGAAAACTGAAAAACATCTTTGGGATCTATGAGACAGTTTCAGGCCAGGCCATCAAATTTCAACAAATCATCTATTACATTTGGAACAAAGGTCAACAACACGGTTAAGACGAAGATGAGAAGGTTGTTGGGAATTCATAATGATGGAGGAATAGGCAAGTATCTGGTCTGCCTGATCATGTGGGGGAACAAGAAGAGTGAGTTGTTCGCCTATATTGTTGATAAGGTAAAATCGATTACTCAAATTTGGAAACATAGATACTTGTCTAATGGAGGAAAGGAAGTATTACTCAAAGCTATTGTGTTATCTATGCCAATATTTTCCATGAACATATTTTATTACCAAAAGAGGTATGTGCTGAGATTAATGCGACTTTAGCAAGGTTATGGTGGGGATCTTGTGATAAGAAATGGCTACTTTGGTATTCTTTGAACATTATTAGCTTTCCTAAACGCAAAGGAGGGATTGGATTTAAATATTTTGAGATTTTTAATCAAGCTTTGCTTAGGAAACAAGTCTTGAGAATTATGCAAAACCTAAATTGCTTAATGGCACGAATACTGAAGGCTAGGTATTTTGCTGCTGAGGATATCTTGAATGTAAAGCTCAGAAAGAAAGCTTCATACACTTGGAAATCTATCTTAGATGGATGTGATCTCCTTGCCAAAGGAATGAAGTTTATAGTTGGAGATGGAACTTTAGTTAATATGTGGACAGACCCGTGGATTCCTGATCATCCTCCAAGACCACCAAATCCTCGAGGAGAGGTTATACCAGGTGAGAAGGTAAAAGAGTATTTCGATGATAACTGTTGGGTAAAAATCGGTTACGACGAAATCAAAGTCAGAAACTTCCCTAGAAACGTCTTCTTCGAAAAAAGAAAAGATAATTCTCAAAAGAATAGAGAAGCGGAAGAATTAAGTCAAGTTTTGTAACAAGTCCGAAAGGAATCCAGAAGATAAATCTTCAAGAAAGGTCGCTCGAGGCCTCAGACAACGGATCCCGGACAACGATACACCAACGTCCAACCCACCAAATGGGAGAATTGGACCGAGCAAGCCGTCCAACTCGTCCATTTGGCAAGTTGGACCGAGCAAGCTGTCCAATTTGCCCTTTTGGCGAATTGGACCGACCAAAGCCGTCCAACTCGTCCATTTGGCGAGTTGGACCGGACAAGCCGTCCAACTCGCCCATGTGGCTAGTTGGACCGAACATGCTGCCTTCATCCCATTCTCGTAGCTCCCTCTTCTGTGATCGGATCGAACCGACGCTTGTTTCGTCTCGATCGGAGACACCATCGTAACTTTACATCTTGGAAATCGCAAAGAACTCGTTCTCTCGATGGAAATTCAGATTTGATTTGTCGGCATAAAAATATATTTAAAAGTCACTAAATGTGATCCATTTAGTTTTATTCGCATTTGATTTGTAAAAAAAATCTTTATTATAATATAAATCTATTTAGTTTTAATATAATAAAAATGAAGTTAAAATAAATTACTAAAAACATTAAATTGTATTGAAAATATTTATTCTTAATTTTGATATCTCGAACACAATAGAGAGATAAATGCTCAACTAATAATAATAGAAAACACATTTAAACACTACAAGAAAAATGGGTTTTAATAGCAGACCGGAATAACGTTTTTTTCGATTGTGCTATGTTAGTTATACTCGTGTTTTAAAGATAGCGGTTGTATATTTCCAAACGTTATGTTACAGTTTCGAGTTGAAAAATCATAATTAAGCGTATGGTTTGAAAGAAGACGCTTAATTAATATGGCAGATTAAAAATAAAAGTGTTATGCTTGATTACGCGGTAATGACCGCGACACTTAGAAATAATTTGGCTCCTAAAACCCAATTAGAATCCAAAATTAATCCCAAATTAGTAGGGTTTCGTTCTTCCCTCTCTCTCTTTGTTCTTCACTCTCCATCGAACACTTTGCCTCCATTTGCTCGATAGACTCGACCTCAATCTCTTTCACTCGAATTTTCATTCTCAATTCCTCAGCTCCAACGATTACTCAACGTGGATTAACTCTTATTGAAATCCCCTTTGATTGAAATCCTTTCCGATTCCATCGAAGGTGAACTCGGGTTTCATCTCTTTTCTATCCTAATCGATTGAAAATCGATTTATCTCTTCTCTATAACTGATTTAGGGTTATTGCATGTTTAATTGAATCGGTGTTGCATACTCGTTTGCAGGAACCTTTATTTTCCGACAGCTTCCGCTACTGATGCAAAATGCGCAAGAAATGGAACTGTCTTATGGAAATGCCATACAGATAGGTTTTCAAACTGGATAAAAGAGAAGGTATGATTTACTTATTTAAGTCTCATAACTTACGTTTACATAATCAACAATATTGATGTGTGATTATTTACTGTTAGATCCCTAATTGCCTTCTCAAGCTAAACAAGTCTTCTACTCTAGAGAAGATGACAGCTCACCTTGGTATGTTGTTATGAGAGCACCACCTAGAGGATACCATGAGTTAGAGACTGAAGAGGAAGTTAGTTCTGCACCCGTAACAGTTGAGCATGAAGAAGATACTGGAGATCAAGCATCTGATGATGAGAGTTTTTGTGTTAGGAATGATTGTGAGGGTGTTTTTATATATGAGTAATGATAGTTTGTTGTTGTTTCAGGTAAGCTGGTACAATGACTTCCAAAGCTGTTACTGAGAAGGCGCGTCGCAGTAAGCGCCAAGCTGGCCTTGATGTTAGTCCACAAGTGTCTTTAACTGCGAAGAAACCTAAGAAGAATGGTCCAAAGGTTAATGCAGAATTACAGTCACCAGCTGAAGAAATGGAAGATGTCGAGCTTACCGGTTCTGAAGAAGTCGAACAAGATGCAGAACCAGAAGAAGAAGAAGAAGAAGATAAAGACGATGAGACTGAACCACCAGAAGAAGAAGAAGATAAAGACGATGAGACTGAACCACCAGAAGAAGAAGAAGATAAAGACGATGAGACTGAACCACCAGAAGAAGAAGAAGATAAAGACGATGAGACTGAACCACCAGAAGAAGAAGAAGATAAAGACGATGAGACTGAACCACCAGAAGAAGAAGAAGATAAAGACGATGAGACTGAACCACCAGAAGAAGAAGAAGATAAAGACGATGAGACTGAACCACCAGAAGAAGAAGAAGATAAAGACGATGAGACTGAACCACCAGAAGAAGAAGAAGATAAAGACGATGAGACTGAACCACCAGAAGAAGAAGAAGATAAAGACGATGAGACTGAACCACCAGAAGAAGAAGAAGATAAAGACGATGAGACTGAACCACCAGAAGAAGAAGAAGATAAAGACGATGACACTGAACCACCAGTAGAAGAAGAAGGTAAAGATGATGAAACTCAACCTCCTTCAATAAACGGAGTCAGCACTCCATCTGAGACACAGACTCAACAGTCAGATAACCAAGTGAAGAAGACAAGAGGTCCAACAAAAATGCAAAAAGTCGCAACACATATAGAGGACAAGGTAGAGGTCGAGTTTAATGCTATAGGAGAGCATGTTGGTCGTGGATCAGTGACATTATCCTCCTTCCTTGGTCCTCTTGTCAGAGAGCATGTGTCTGTACTGCTAGATGACTGGAGACATCTAGAAGAGAAAACAAAAGATGCTTTGTGGGAGGAAATACAGGTGATTTTGTCAACTCTATCTTACAGTGATATAAATGAATACGCATTGAATTTTGATATGTGTTGCAGGGAAGATTCAACTTGACAGAAGAATGACAAAAGGATGTAGTGTTCAAGCAGATGGGTTGTTTGTGGAGGGCCTCTAAATCTAGACTTTCTTCCATGGTTAGAGCTACAAAAAAACAAGGCTCAACTACAGAAGATGAAACCCAGCAACATACAATCTGCTACATCTTGAAACAATTAGGTGAAAGGAAGATATACTTCAGCTTTTCAGGTAATATCATCTGTGTCTTACGTAGAATAAATTTGGGTATGTAAGTAGGATTAATTTGTAATTGTTCTTGGTTATCAGTAGGAACAAAGTGATAAGTACAGGGAACTCAGGAAGGGTCAAATTCCTCATACCACTAGCCGTAAAGGCATGATTCGGCTTGCATATGAGATGGTATGTTTTTCGTATATAACGCAAGATATGTGTTAATTAGAAACAAATCTCTTGACAAGATTTTAATTTAACTTGTAGAAAAAAAACACTTCAGATCCTAAGCAAGTAACTAGAACTAAGGTTTGGGTTGCTGGTCATACGCATTCTGATGGAAGACCAGTGCATGAAGAATTCGCAGATACCATAGTAAGATTAAATGTCAACAGTCATATTATGATGCCTTCTAAAGTTAATTTTACATATATTGTTGAATTTATGATTGTAGGAGAAGATAAAGAGAATTGACAGTGAAATGGACTCAAGTTCAGCAGATAATATTGGTGAAGATGTCTCCCAGATTCTAGGAAAATATAAACCAGGAAGAGTTAGGGGGATGGGACGAGGAGTTACTGCCACCAAGTTGGCATTCTTACATGTTAGAGATTCACATGTCCAGAAGCTTGAAGCTACTCAAGCAGATCTAATCAACAAGGTTGAAGATTTGCAAAATGTGGTTAAGGACTTAGCTGGTAAAAAGGTAACTCCTTATTGCTGTTGATAATTATTATAGATTTTGTGGTCTTTAAGATTTTAAAAGTTTTGTTTCCTTATTGGGTTAGCAAAAAGGCGGATATGATTCTACTTCTGAGTTAAGCGATGTGAGCTAGGGAGGAATAAGGTGCCAGATACTGGATTGGATCTCGAATGATGATTTGGTTGTTGCTGAAGGAGAATTCTACTCTGATGAACCCACATAAGATTGGTCGAATTCCACCGGGTCCTAATGCGGCTGCTGTTGTAGTGAAGTCTGTTTCAGTCGTAACAGCACCTATATGGAGACCAACTACAACTTGTGCATCGCTTAGTCAGGCTGTTGGAGTCAAAATTGCATGGCCATCTGAGAAGCTCATCTTGGACGATGCTATTGACTTATCAAAAAAGAGTAACACCGACGGATCAGAGGTAAACATTATATGTTTTCTGTTCTTTGATAATAACTTTATATACTGATGAAATTTGTATATATACTATGCATGATTCAGGCTATAGCTGCATCTTTAGAGAAAGTTCAAATATTTGATTACTGGAAAATAGATGAAGAGTTGATTGATGAGGGTGTATTGTTGACTATTGACTACTGAACCTAGTGAACTGGTCAACAAAATTCCCCTGGGCCCGAATGCTGGAGTTCTTAGAGTGGAAATGGTTTTTAAGCCTGATGCATTTTTATGGAGACCAACGCCTGAAATGATAAAGATGGGTGATGCAGTACATGGGACAATTGCTTGGCCTCTAGATAAGCTAAAACTTCCTCAACCACAATCACCTGCTGAATCAAACAGGAAATCCAATCAGGTTAGTTTGTGAAATCTGAGAATTTAGATATTGTAATGTCGTCAAATTGGTAGGTTGTCGGTGATGATAATGTGATTAAATTGTTTGTCATTTTGGTTTTAGAGTGGTAGTCAAAGCATTGGTAGCAGCAACAAAGGTGGTAAACAGAAGTGCGCTCTCTTGGACTGTCATGGCTTAGGACAAAGGATTGCTTTAGGTCGGGTGTTCTCAATTGATCCAGCAGAGAAGGTGCATTTTGTCCCTTTAGGTCGCAATGCTACGAAGTTCTGGGAAGAGGTTTCCGAGTTCGATGCGGCACGAGTGTGGAGGCCAAACTCTGAAATCGAATATATAGGTGATGCAGTAGGAAGCACTGTGGCTTGGCCAAATGATAAGATAGTTTATATCTAAGACTCTTCTTTAGCTTTTATGTGAAGTATGTAGTATGAAACTTATGTAGAGTTTGGATGTTTGTGGAATCTTTGAAGGTTAAATGAAATTTATTTTCTGTTTTAAAATTCAGTAATTCGAGCATATAAAAATAAATAAATAAATAAATATATATATATATATATATATGAAAATAATAATAATATATAAAAATATAAATAATATATATAGCAAATTCGTAACTGCTATAGTAGTTTTAACCATAATAAACGGAAAATGCTATTAATATAAACAGATATATAAAATATATAGCACCTATCTAACTGCTATAATAGTTTTAACCATAACAATAGGAAAACACTGTTAATAAAAGAAGTAATAGCATTAATGACTCGCTATTAAAACATATTTAATTGCAGAATAAAAAGCGCTATCTTAATGGACGAAAAGATAGCACCGCTAAATTCCGCTATGTAAAGTCCTTTACCTACTATGACGGGCGATGATACAGCGCTTCAAAAACCGCTATACTATCGTTATATAGCATTTTTCGTGTGCTAATAAAACCAATTTTTCTTGTAGTGAAAGAAAATTTGAACTTGCACTTTGAGATTCCACCTCTTTCATATTCCTGTACAGTCCAAACCAACTTCGAACTTTAAAGATAAGACAAAAAACATG
Proteins encoded in this window:
- the LOC106338405 gene encoding uncharacterized protein LOC106338405; protein product: MNPHKIGRIPPGPNAAAVVVKSVSVVTAPIWRPTTTCASLSQAVGVKIAWPSEKLILDDAIDLSKKSNTDGSEAIAASLEKVQIFDYWKIDEELIDEGPDAFLWRPTPEMIKMGDAVHGTIAWPLDKLKLPQPQSPAESNRKSNQSGSQSIGSSNKGGKQKCALLDCHGLGQRIALGRVFSIDPAEKVHFVPLGRNATKFWEEVSEFDAARVWRPNSEIEYIGDAVGSTVAWPNDKIVYI